CGCACATCTGGCTAATCTGATGTTTATTCCTAACAAAAATCCCTCGAGAAAGTCATAAATTCTTCATTGCACCGATGTGCATCTTCGTGCCACATACCACAATAATCcgcatgtttttcttttgctgtctCCAACAAGAAACGATTTGATCTGCCATCTATTTAGTTTGCAAATCTAATCGATCAAGAGCAATGACATCCACTGAGAACCTTGCGGGTATAAGTGAAAGATCGTTGATTTGATCATAAAAAGCAATCAATGGCCATCGGTTGATGATTAGACAGGGGAACAGTTCCTTCGCACTTCTATTTTGCAGCGAAATGTAAAGGCTATAAAAAACAGATGTCATAAAACATAAAAGTTGTTTTGTCTGCAATCGCGGACCGTAAAGAAACAAGGCAATGTTGTAAAGTGGACAGAACTCGTTTACGGGAACAACCGCAGAGACAATTATCGATATGTACATTCGAATACGCAGAGGATTACTGCTAAATCAGCTCGTTTAGGGGTTGAAATTTTGTAGTCACGAAGGGGTCCGTACCTCTTTTTATaacaaatatttggaaaacttCGGACTTAAGCATCCTGAGCCAGTTATCGATTTCTctcgcatttctttttttttgtgttatctTGAAGTAGTAAGGATGGTATATTGAGGGACCAAGAAGGTTGAAACTGTAAAAGGGATATGACTTACGAGAATCTAGAAAGAAACGGAATACTAAGAATAAATCTAGAAAATTGGCAAATTTTCTTGGACTTCACTAACATGATTAGAGATTATGCACAAAGGCAATAAACAGATGCAATCCCAGCATTGGTAAGGATTCTCAGCTCTAACTCAGCGATCTAAATCTCAAAGAAAGAGAGCGTATTGAACTCTTAAAACGAAAAACTCACATGATCAGAGAGAAGTTTCATAATGGCATagcaatgaataaaaaaactgGTGTGCATAATTTCTATTCGATACAGAGAGTTACTACATCGATTCTAGTGTGAAAAGTTTCGTTATATACTGCACAACACCGTTTAGTTCGGCCTGAATGCAGCTCGTTTACATAAGCCCGACGGGCTGATGCAGGAAAAACAACGTATCGCCAATGAGGTCACTCTTCTGACAAAGATCGTCATACGAAAATCAACCCACTTACACTTCAGTCAAGAAAATACACTGATCTTGTAAAAGCTACATACCTAAACAAAATACATAATTTGAGAGAGGAgcattataaaataaaaaatttctaacGAAATTATCTTGCAGAAATGTGTATGCAAAATCCTTTTAAGAGGACTTTTTACGCAACTCTGGAGGAGCGGATTAGAGAGAGGACCCAACTCTGGAAGAGCTTTTTATAACATGCCTAACGatctaaaatttaatttaaaaaaatagctccTCTTTATTCTTAGAATATTGCAGTCTTGctatagtaatttttttcaatgctgcATACTTTAATCCAAAGTTTTGATTGTCCCTTTTCCGTGAGACTCAAGAATTAGGGTAGATAGAATATTGGGTGCATTAGGGCTTTTCAAATAGGGATGAAGAATAAAGGGTTTGGCGCGGATCAATCCCTTTGAGGTGCGGTGCCAACGCGATcggcttcaattcagaatcgattGAGGTTTGTGAACGGGTCCTATATAACGTCCCGTGGCAAATCAGACGCGTAAACTTAGCTCATTCAGTTATTTAGAGTCGCGTTTCAAAGAGAACATGAAAATGCCTCCTTTCATGTTCTTCGCACAGCGACtagaaacatttttgaagGGTAAAAGATCAAGTCGCTAGCAGTGTCCGTTAATCCTGCATTTGCTAGTTCTTTCGTGATGGTAGCCTCCAGAGTCTCTAGAAACTTCTTTAGAGTTAAGAAGATCCACTATTTTGCACTTAGTTATGTACTTGTCAATCCAACTTAGCAATCAGGGCTTCTCTATACGGCAGTGAGACAACCAAACACCACGCGAGTTGCTTATTTGATTTCTTGAGTTCTGGCAACAAACCAGAGGTTAAAAAACCAAGTAAACAACTCGTGTGGTACGTCACAGATAAGCCAGTATTCTCTTTACACGGAATAAAAGAGGGGTATTTGTAAATACAGTGTAAACGTACCATTACGGAGTGAAAGAGTGATTACCAGAGGAATAGTGAATGAAAGATCAGGTTGTGAGCGTTGGAGCGTAGCGAAACAACGTGCAGTCCTTGCGTGCATCGCTTCCCTCGAGTTTGTGACATGCCAGATATGGATGAGTGATCATCTAAGGTAACAGAGGTTAAGTGAAAGCCGAAAAGCTACTGAGAGACGGTCTGATAAAAACTTAGACAACCAAAAAGAATCATGCTCGTGTAGTGCTTTTAAGGATTTTCAACCGTTTTTCATAGTCctaagaaaacaacaataattcaCATACCAAACTTCTATATAAATGCAGTGTATAGGTGAGAAATCTACGTAGAGTTGCTAATTCTTGGACAAAAGATGACACGGATGCGCGTTCTTTCCGACTTTTTTCATGACACGCCGGATCTTGATTTGATCTCTGTTACAAAATCTATACTTCAATTGATTCGTGTTTGCGAGCTCTATCGATTCGATAAAGTTAGAACTCTTAAAACATACCACTAAActgcttttcgaaaaaattacctgcagCTACAAATTAGCAAGACTGAGTCTACGTTAATCGCGCCCCATGGAAACATGATCTTTGACGTAAGTACATTGTTtgaaaagttaaaggataaatacATATTCATAATGTGCACactatttcaacattttcaaacatttttgcaCCTATAGCAGCTATAATTCCATGgctgtgaaaattttgaaagtttgacTAAAGTAACATGTTTCAGCTTTAGTTGTatactactttttgagcagaaccaagattgttattgatctttattctggatAACGATTTGgcgtcatcgccttcttcaaagcctggaaaatcagGGACATGTGAAGTCTACTCTGTCAAACGcttcgtcatcccacaagatatgacttagcagacagattattcaaagacaacgttagaaaagcagaccaccatAGTGCTCACCTTGATAACCATAAAATCATGaagttagcggaccaccagttgttagagttgcgccgctaataGTAAGTAATAACGACACCCCCTGCCTCTGATCCCGTAAgccaaacccgcaaaggtcctgatatggcgccagctcgtagGTCAcagcgagaagaaaaatgaacttctttacgattcatgattcGACTTTTGGctgtgatataaaacgctcccaatgtttttcgcgccagaacgtctgattcaCGTGCCAAGATCGTGACAGCTCTCTTTAAAGGGGTGTTGCTATGACAATTCCGCGATGAGCACCTAGAGGgattgatgtttttgattttacgagtccgCCTAGGTGCTCCAGGCACATAGTggtcttcctgtttcgccaatgtactcagtCCCACATAACTAACAGGTGATTAGATAGATAACCCCCGATACCGCGCATTCTCCCTGCCTCCCATTCGGACAAACGATGCAGTTAGGTGTCTCACAAAGCCCGTCATAAGCACGACTGCGGTCTAGAATTGCTTCACTTTCgtatgtccactactctgactgagttttgcagacccgcctgtcgtAAAATGTTGCTCAcactgcattgctcatgtcatccgaaatGAAACGAAGGCAGAAGGAGATCTTTCAGAAGGAGAGGAGAGAGCCAGATCCCTTAGGCCACACATCGAGCTGCGGTTGGTTTTAAGAGTTCCAACTATATCCAATCGATAGAGCTTGCAAACACGAATCTACTGATGTATAGATTTTGTAATAGAAATCAAATTGAGGTGAGGTCGCCTTTTGTCATCTTCTGCCcaagaattagcgattctaTTGTACTTCaggggcgagtgtagtgtagcggctagaggttccgcttcctgcactaTCGAGTTTCGAATCTGCCCcactgctcaccaagcctttcatccctccggagccgataaattggtaccagatctgtctgggaggataaaaatactgacttgacacatcaactagccaccgtaagtcattgtgtaggccagttacaggttcgttaacctcaaacgattctgaattgaagtgaacgtgggggcgcatcccaagcggattgattaacgccaaatactttatcctttatcctttattgtaCTTCAACCGTTAATCCATTGAGAATGAATTTCCATTGAGAAATAATGTTTTCAGAACTCCACCGTAACCGTTCTGGACTTCCTTGggggaaaagaagagaagaggcAAAAGTTTGTGATTAATTTTACTATCTTTGCCATTGATCCAAAAAGCACCttttgtgaaagaaattttcgcgGTGCCGTAAAACTGTATCGTGAACCTCATCGGGCAGGACTCACCAATAAACTAGGATTTAAAGTGCCTGTTTTACACGTATGCACATGATTTCTCATTCCTCCTATTTTAGATATCACAATATCGTCTAGAAATAATCGCTTcttaattcagttttttttgttatgattttcttctttgacaaAGAGAAGACTAGAGCATGTTTAGACACGATATTGGATGTAGCTCTCCAGGTTGGTGATTAAAGAGAACTCCCGTGAAATAAAGATAAGCTAAGGCAGAATTTGGAGAGCTGTTTGTGATTgaacaattttaaaataacaatatttttctCCATCCTTTACAATAGAAGTGACTGAGTGAAGTGAATCttaacaatttgttttttagaccgttaattttattcttgggaatatttttcaatttttttatttaatttttttaaatattttttgaacaatttttaaagattatttattattgtcattAACATCGTCAGGAAATGAACTCGACGTGTTTCTTATCAGTAAAATGccaatttctagaaaattaaaaagggACTACACTTTCAAGTGAGTAGTTTGCGCCATTAttctgaaaatatatgcaCCAACATGGCTAGAAATATCCCACCATGTGGCCGATGCTCATATCGCCTGTATCATCTCGATCAAGCACCAGTAacacttccatttgtcccttTCGCGCGCAAGTGTTGCCTAAGTGGCATCCCTTCTCGCGAGGGCGAGGAACTCGAAGAGcgtcgtaatttttttttttttttgaaggacttgGTTAAGGGGTCTCAACATCAAGTAAGCGGTCTTTatctaaaatttttgaacatagtcatttatttatttaaaagtgAACAAATTTCCAACAAAGCAAAATTTGTCGCGGcagtcatgaaaaaaatggctCGTCAACgtggtaaataaaaataatttatgttAGGAAACAAAATAATTGGTTAGGAAATTAATTAGGATCAGCAttgattaaaataaataaataatctaaGCAGAACGTGATAAGATAAGCTACAAAAATAAGATGAAGATACAAAATTATGTCATGCTCACGTGAAAACCTCGGTACCTTAAGTTTAATGGATTTCTAACAAAATTACTACCGTGCAGTTAAAGAAACAAGGAAGTGTAGAATAGTTGGGTTGCAGGGTTTACGCTGTTAAATGgggaattttttattcttttaagcTCCAGTTCGATCCATTCAAATAACACTACACCGCTTCAGGTCTTCACTTCCGAAGAGATGAAAGCATGGTCGGATGGTTTCTGCGACGCAGAACACTGGCCGGCTCCTGTGATGAATCACTCGAATGCAGCCGTCGACCGCCTCTTCATGTTATTGATTCGCTCGCTTTCTGCACGCCTGCACACGCATCCTTCCATGTTTTGACAGAGTAGCACCTCACATGTTTTTCACTTGCCTTTCTCATGACTATTGTTGAACTTTAATCGTAAAAGGTTTATTCTGGGTGAGGTTTGACAAAGTTTGGTTTGcagttttttattatttaggcACTCAGTTTTAGTTTCTAGTGTCTTAGcaattttcatttcgtttttgtaattttaggTCTCACTGAACCATCATACTGTCTCTTACCATCCATTTATTTCCATAACTTTGTTGGTGTGattatttgtcatttttttactCCAGCACGTTCATGTTAATCTCATCTATCAGTTGATATTGGTCCTCGCTATTCCGCGTATCTTCGTTACCCTTTTTTGAGCGCACTCAATCGCTGTCAGTTAATAAGGATTCTACGATAATTTCTTGTGAGTCGCTGAGTTCAGTATCTATGGCAATATTCAATATCTATGTAGTGTTTTGTTAATAATTACTTAAAAAAACACGCTTTCATTGAACGCATCTTTCCCAGTCACTTTTTCCCTCATTCGAAACAAGATGTCTTAAAGTATTGTGACGTTCGAGAGGTGCTTAAGCATTACGAATCTGCACCTAGTTCATTCGTGCAGGGAGTACATCAGCCCCTTTCATTGCCTGTCTCGCTTGAAGGGGTTTGGCATCCCTTGCGAACTATTCTATCGTTTAATCCATCCACCtttgattcttctcataacTCCAACCCACCTATGCTTAGCTTTCGACACGTATCCTGCTGGGTCGCAAAAACGGGGCACTTCTTTTGAGTcagagctgcgaagaccggctatgTGTTGTGTGTACAGGATAAACTTCGGTTTTTGAGTAGTAACTAGCTTCTTAAACGTAACAGTATTTATTACGGCTTATGTCAGCGGTGTCTGCAAGGTCTAATAAGCTCGTCATGGAGTTTTTCGGCTGTCAATTTATCCGCAGCTTCCCTGGCAGATGCAAATGCTGTTCACGCTGCTTTCACCTTCATATTCAGCTCTTCTCTTAATTCGTTCTTTGTGTTCATGGAACATTTGAGGTAAAATATAATGAAGGTTCCAAGTTTTGAAGCCTTTTGAGTTGTTTCTTTCCTCTTATCTCGCAAAAGACGTTCTTTATAAGGTGTGCCGTCTTCCACTTCATTCGCAGCCCTATTTTCTACTCTGCTTCGTTTAATTCCTCGAACATCTTCTCTGCTCCATAggtacttctcgaaaaaaagatatcgTCTAGAGGAATCTTCTATCAACACACATTTCCCTTTAGTCCCAACCAAGTGATCTCATTATTCATTACAaagcagccgtgaacagcttccgCGTTAAAATATTGCTTTGTCAAACCCCTTTCCAATAGGTATGGTGGGGACTCGGTGTAAAAGCTCTATCGTAGTAGTGCACTGTAACAATTGGCtgccacaccttgatcgaccagcgctgcgAAAATAGTGCATTGATTCCTACGCTGAAGAAAGTCTGCAGTCAAGAAGCTATGCAATGATTCATGCTTCTGATTGCAACTCGTCGGGTGTTGCTTTGTCGCGCAGCTCAAACCAGGATagtttcttgttcttgttcttgttaatcttgtttctttcttgttcttgttaatcttgtttatttatacaaTTACAACAACTGTAAATACACTGCAAGCGAGCATAAAGATGACAAGACCGGAATTAAACGAAGATGGCAATGGAAACAGTACAATCAGCATCTAATTATACGATACAAAAGAGACGGGGCAAACAGCGATGAAGCATTTGTTGAGTACACATTTAAAGCTACTGATCAGCCACTAGATCACGTTAGCCGCCGATGCAGACGAGCCATCGTTACAATTACGAATAGAGTTACAAAAAATAGAGACCTAGAGTCTCTGTAATAGGTGTGAAATTGAGTTTGTATATTGCACCTGAAGTATCGACCCCATTAGGAACCATTGAAACTATTTATTCTTTGTAGTTTGAAGCTGAAActtctttctgaaaaatgaacgaaaaaagccTTACTAGGacaagaaaatttcaactctgtagcaaaaatttacagaaagtgcaactacttttaatttttactgatcattgaaggcgagcgaagcgagaaGTCTAAGGTACGGCGATAGACGAACATTCAGACTAGTAACAGAAAAATGTCATGTTTGGATGTCAACTTCTCTCGTAGAAAAAGCAACACTTGAAAAGTTTTGAActaattaaaaaacaaaaacaaaaacatcgtCATCCAGAGAAGGTTAAAAATTACTAGAATACAAAACTCATTTTTTGGTAGTGGTGCAATCATTTATTCCATAACTGGCaaatacaacaacaaaataacatgtattttcttctggatcgTATTAGATGAGCAAGCTTGAAGAAGAATGAACAAATACTGTAACAAAGGAGCAGTTAGGAGGACGAGTGAGCAGCTGTGAAGTCGAATGACTCCCAGGAAAAATGAACACTTACGTACACCAtgcattattatatattatatgcatgtatgtaaTTCATAAATTAAACCTATGTACTATGTAAGTTTTTAGTGGAGTTCTCGGGGAAGTGCTGTATGATCTGTCACTACGATTAAAAATGTTTCGTGTTGCagaaattctttgtttttattgccAGCTTCAACAGCCAGTTTCGTCTCAAATAACTCAGTTCTTCGAAAACTTAACAACACAGTGAAAGGTTCATAACTGCCCTAACTCTATTCACTCTATTCAAAGGTACTAAATTGGGTTGTGAAAATGCGttccaaattcaaaaaaagtcgcTGTTGCTTCACCTGGAAAGCACGTTTTTTCTAAATAGCCTTCACTCTTTCATTATCATGTCCCTGTAGGTCCAGCAGGGGAATTCACAACCGAGTGTATGTAACGTCCTCTCCAccgagaaagaaattttcctaaCACGTTATATATTTTTCTGAGAGAGCGTGAactgaagattttttctggTGTTCAACACTTACCTGTTCGTTTCGATATCAAACTACTCCGGCAGCTTGGTGTCGACATGTACTTCACATGAGATATCAAGCGTTGCAGGTTAGGGAACAGTGACAAATGTTTGTATGAGCTGCTGCACAGATGGAGAAAATTGGGGTAGAGTATGTAAAAGGACGACACGGCTCGGTGAAGATGCGGGCGAGCGCGTCAGACATTATTATCAGCCGGGTGATTAAGTCAACCAAAAAACAGCCGTCACCAAACAGCCACGGTGATATTTTCTCCTGACAGAATGTCCGGTCATTACAAGGGAACagctaaaaatttgaaatttaagcaAACCATATAAGTACGTCCTGCTCATTAAATCTGCTGCTAAATAGAACCATTTATAGACGATGTCAAAACTAACTAATCTGGTGTTTCGTAACTCTGCTTCCAAGTATTTGAATAACGGATGAAGATGGGATGAGTCAATAGCTCTCGCTTATTTTGTAGAAATGACATTCTACGGCATGGAATTATCATGGGATTCCCATGAGTAACCCCTGGAAGTTGCACAACAAAACCCTTCATACCAGGGAAAATTAAGGTAGATATACTTGAATGAATCAGGGACATTGTGGTGAATTAATAAAAGGTTTATCAAAAGAGTACAAACACTGGGTAACACATGTGAAGAACCCAAACAGCTGGACTCGAGGTCAATAGTAGTCCCGGCACGTCGGTCCATCCTAGACCTAGGAAGATTGATGTGAGAAGAAGCCATTCCTCACACCACGTCAAACTTCGTTGACTCATCATTctatcagaaaagaaaactgatttTCATATACCTATCGCCTAGTCGGCTTAGAGTAGGTTGAATAAGTGTGCTTAAAATAATAGAGTCACAAGCCAATGATCCTAGGGGTTTTCCTTAATTGAAGTTTGCAGAAAAACACTGCGAACATCAATTAGAGAAAACCAAGGAATATCTGAAAATGAAGGTTTCATGTAGTTCTGGTAATGGTAGGCACTACCTAGACAACCTACACAAATTCGGTTGCGTATCATGACTACATTTTCTGTGGTAATTCTACGATCGTTCTAGAGTGGCAGGAAGACTCTATAAATCCAGACTAGCCTATACTAGACTTAAATAGTTCTTTATCGTGCTCtgcttttggaattttgacaCATGCACAGGGCTCCATAATAAAGGAGAAAGTGGACACTCACGCAGGTCTCCAggcagaaatttcattttcttgcgATTACCACTTCATCACACTTAACGATCGACAGCGTAAGTAATACGCACAGGAAGACACTAGCTGAATTGTGCCGCGAGATAGCTGGGACGGAGCGGAAATATTGACCAAATTCAAGCGTGTGGAATTCCTATCAACACTGCAGTGAAAGTAGCAAGATGAAGCGGTCGTAGTGCTCGGAGTGGCGGGACTGCGCAGCTACACTCGCTCCCCCACAGACtaaacttctggaaaaaagtggcAATAGAGTTGAAAGGTGCGTTAAAAGGTGCATGAGCGTGACCCAGCTCATTCCTGATTTCCAAACGTCAATTTCCCGATGCGCTGCTTTTGATGTTCAATTTAATGCAGCTTATAAAGAAGACTCAGTGAAACATATTAAGAGCATCTTACTTTGATCGACTCatcgaaataagaaaaaaaaacaaaaagtgggATGACAACGAAATAGAATAAATCAACAAGTACATGAACAAGTGAGCAATTGAACCGTAGATAATTTGCAAATGACAGAGGACAATTGAGTATAACTCGCTCGAATTCTAAAGTGAAGTCGTCgtattttatgcatttttagTGTCACCAAGGGAAATTCTCCATCCTGTTCTCTTCTAATAGCCTTTTTTTATAAAGATGTTATTTAATCCTTTCATTTCACAGAAATGGAATTAGCAAAGATAAGAAAGCCGTTAATACGATAGAAACTCACTTATTCTTTCACTTAATCTCCTTTTATCATCCCAGCTCCTTCTAATTTATGTAAAATCCCAGCTCCCTGTAATTCCCAACTGGACATTTTCATAAGTTGACCGAGGAAGCGAAGCAGAGAAGCGTTTTATTTGTTGTCTTTGGATATTCCCAGAATTTCGCCTTCTTTTTCGTTACTGATGTGATCGCACAAACATTGATTGCATAGATCTCACCACCTAATGcctttgcttattttttgtagTAATGCACGAGCTTCGTCCACTTGTTCCTCAAAAGAAAGCTTCTAGTTGTCGAATAAAATccgtaaataaaaaaaaaacaaaataatgtgaaaCCAACATTGTTCTCGCTCTGCTTTTGCTAGCACTGGCTTGAAATCTTTCTTTAGTGACGAGCTGATGCAACAATACAAGACTTCGACAGTTCATAGATCATGATCAACGTCTCTGATCACAgattattcaataatttttcggCGTGT
This is a stretch of genomic DNA from Necator americanus strain Aroian chromosome II, whole genome shotgun sequence. It encodes these proteins:
- a CDS encoding hypothetical protein (NECATOR_CHRII.G4290.T1); translated protein: MSSEMKRRQKEIFQKERREPDPLGHTSSCDFVIEIKLRGECSVAARGSASCTIEFRICPTAHQAFHPSGADKLDLVKGSQHQVFTSEEMKAWSDGFCDAEHWPAPVMNHSNAAVDRLFMLLIRSLSARLHTHPSMF
- a CDS encoding hypothetical protein (NECATOR_CHRII.G4290.T2); this encodes MSSEMKRRQKEIFQKERREPDPLGHTSSCDFVIEIKLRGECSVAARGSASCTIEFRICPTAHQAFHPSGADKLKIKKGLHFQVSSLRHYSENICTNMARNIPPCGRCSYRLYHLDQAPVTLPFVPFARKCCLSGIPSREGEELEERRLHFRRDESMVGWFLRRRTLAGSCDESLECSRRPPLHVIDSLAFCTPAHASFHVLTE